GCTAATGGTTTTTCACAAATTTGTTTTTGCATTTaacgaccgcgcgaagcgcggataagtATACTAGTTATATGAATCAATTTAAGACTTACTACTTAACATTGAATAATCGGGAAATTAATTAGATACACTATGTATCTCAAAATCGAAAATCCTAGTGATATCTGTTGAAGTGTGTGACAAATTTATCCAAATAAATaacatatttttatttaattaattatgtcTTAAATAAAGCTGAATTTATTGAGCTCCAACAAGGACTAAAAATGACACTACTTTaataattatgtttttttttttcattataaGCCATCACGATTAGGCTGTGGACCTAAGGTGTGGGGGGTTTGGTTTGACCCCTATCATGTAGACATGGAACCTTGCCTCTAATCTACAAAAGAAGATTGAAAACCAATCTTAAGGAAAGAGGCAGCCTATACAATTCTCTTTCCGTAATACAAAAGGTACATTAACTAACAAAGAAATTACATTTCTCAAATCTTCTTCTAAAAGTTGGTAACTGCCATTGATCCAGTCCCTTTGCCTCTCCAGGTAAACTGTCGTGAGAATGATATAAGGACCTGACTCTACTTGATGAAGCAAGTTTAGCTAAGTAGTCTGTCACGGAATTTGCTTCTCTGAAACAGTGCAGGAATTCAATATTAGTGCCCTCCACAATCTTTAGAATCTTGCTGATTATATGCTTGAGCTTCAAGTTCTCCGAATTCTGTTTGGTGAGCATGTTggcaatgacttgtgaatcaagtTCCATTTGAATATCATCTATGCCACTAATTCTGCACCATGAGCTTCCAAACTCGACAACCATAGCTTCCGCAAAGTTACTGCTTCCacattcactactaaaaaactgccaaaaatcgacggacaaaaaaccgacgcactgcgtcggtttAAAAAACTGAAGGACAACCGACTCCCTGCGTTGGTTTTttacatttctaatttttttaaattattttaattagaaaaccgacgtcgttaggcagaattttgaaaatatatatccgccaaaaaaaaaccgacgtcccacgtcggttttattaaaaataaaaaataattaatataaaaccgacggacgatgtcggttttatttttaaaaatattttaaataatgtgcaattcaatttgttttttaaaaaaaataataaacaatttttttaggaaaccgacggacagggtcggtttccttttaaaaaaaacaaaaatgggtcaaatctggtcaaacgtgcgggaaaaaccgacggacagggtcggttttgtccgtcggtttttctttaaaaacttttcggacgggttttcatacccatttcttctcctcttcccaattaaactcccattcccctcaaaccctagctaccCGCCGCCCAGCGCCGCCGCTTGCGCAGCCCGTCCCCACCAACCCCAgacccgttttgaagttaattaattgaggttagtttctctgaAATTAGggattttaaaattctttcaattttagttttatttgtatattttaggcctaatgctaatctatttagctttgttaaacatcatttgcaatgttattaatgttgaatttgtggaaaaaatgtaaactttatttgactagtttagttgtcatttttttttttttttttggcttgagattgtgctatatttcatgttctttgtcaatgtatttgtgttagcttagttatcattctttgtaatattattgattttgaatatgtgcaaaaatgtatactttaatgatttgactagtttttttttttgttggattgtgctttttgttagaattccataagttattagaattgttattgatcattctaaattagaattggttggcattgtgcttttcaaagttagaattgctaagttatagtatttctataacctcaatactaaaatgtagattttatttctctagatttacttttcaatttttagaattggttggaattgtgcttttcaaagttagaattattaagttatgttagaattattaagttataatacttctataacctcaaaactaaaatgtagactttatttgactagatttacttttcaatttttagaattaaagttagaatccataagttattaaagttagaattgttattgagaattcaaagttagaattggttgggattgtgcttttcaaaattatattaaagttagaatttataaattattaaagttagaattgttattgagaattcaaagttagaagtggttgggattgtgttttcttaagttatattttaagttagaattcttaagttataatatatttctataacctcaataatttgtgggtatatttttgtagatggatcgtatgtggatgtataatatgaataatagtaatcgtgtgggtgtacatgatgaatttgttgaaggtgttgatgggtttatcacacatgcaatcacacttcacccttttcaaaatgaaggggtaattaggtgtccttgttctcattgccagtgtatgaagtatttgaaaccgtgataagttggtattttaccaacttatctcttctttaatcttatatttttgctatatttgcttgagaaaatagtgtatttaatatcatttacatctattttacaggttttatttgatttagaagtgatcggaagaaaccaagtgaaaattaagtcaaaaagaggccaaatgggacagttttgcaaaaaacgGGCCAGATCTGCAATTCCGAAATTCAGTGGGTATTTGTCATTCTTTGAACTTGAAAGAATTAGGTTACTATAAGATGATAACTTGGGAGAAAATATCaccatctttggcacaacacacaagttcttggaggctagggttcatcaccaacaccttggaagagaagatttggaggcacccaatgagaaattctttacccatttcttctactcttgttttgtattgaatatttatgtgtgtagtatttcatttcaatacttgaaccttgtttatggaagtatacattgtttaattttggattgaatctcttgttttgcttatgtgttgaatgattttattcctaatgaagtgagttattgtttctttaattaatctcattttgaatgattcttaagggagtagctaaccctaacacttgcccatttatttcggtttaaacttggaagaggcaaactcgggattgggaaagattaattaacaagaatttggggcgttaaccctcatctaatggaaatcgacctaaggataggcgacaccacttgtagccatattcgggtattcttaatgctcctaattgctttagggatattcaattaggtagtctagttagtcttcggaagaagctaatttagagtcattatccgaggataactaatataaactcaccattatttgtaaatcttGAAAtgcattggatcgttacttgagcgtagtttcccttgtatccatgcttgtggccattgatcattttacttgttttctaggttagtttacatttttgcattagttataattttctccaaaaaccaaaatattatctattgtttggcATAGCTAATATTGGTgctaattcctacttttcctaatcgcctatatattgttctctgtgggattcgaccccgactcatagttgggtaaattatatttgcatacgaccgtgctcattctaattaatagggtgaatttggacgttatcaaaccGGAaacggttagggttcatttatatagtcgtgggtttaagcagaaatattatgtttggacagatcatggagagactgatggggtcaatggtatatttaACAATTCCGTCTGCTCCACATATGCAGTCTACTCTGCCTCCTTTTTTTATGCCTAGCTCTTCTATACAAGCCCAGTCTGGTCAGTGGGTCTTTCAGCCGGCACCACCTCAGCCGGCATCATTTACCTATCCTACTTCTATACCTATACCTATGTATTGCCCACCACGTGACAGATCTCCTAGCACATCGGCcactttttctccttcttcttctccttctccaaatGGTACACCTCTAAGTGTATCTAATTTGCGCCTTAGAGATAGCAGCTCTGAGCCTGAGTCACTGCCATCCAACCAGTCTCAGACCCATCTTCGTCCTCCTGCACCTACACCTGCACCTGCTCCTGCACCTGCACCGGCTCCTATACAGGCAACGATATATCATGGTTTACATCCGGGAGATAGAGATGCGATGGGTCGAATTTTCATCGTGCCTGAGGGAGCTGGGTAATattgtcttttattaagttttcTTAAAGTTTATTTTCATCTTAATCTAATATGCATTAAattctttaactgcaggttttaTCCAGATCACGACACTACAAAAGTCTTGTTGGATGTTATTCGGAGGCTTTATGGCGATCATTTTTATACTTCATGGGGTGAAATCCCATATGATACTCGACAGGAtatgtttagagagtttaacgtatgcatcttactagacatttcataacttgaatttacttttatataaatcatctatcattagctatttgatttgcagatgtattgtacatgggatccaatggacaatgatagggttgctgcaaactttgagaggaaggggagtgcaaggttgtctgattggtttttaagggctagaaggtatatgaagatgccccaatggctaaacgctgaacagtgggagaaacttaaggcatattggcgaactcctgagtttatcgccaagtctAAGCAGGCAAAGGCTGCCCGTGCATCCCAGAAAGGTGGCTCTTTGCACACTGCGGGTGCAAGAAGTCAGAGGCACGTGGCTAGAACAATGGTAagtaattttatacttttaaagttacctacTATCATTACGGGATAGATGCCAACTCAAGATCACCTATTCCTaaagacccaaaaaaaaaaatcaagagtcGGATCCGACCGTATGAGTTGAGGATAGGGCTCGTAattcctatgtaagtgataattttattatttaagtaattatatataagtttaattatgatatattcgttatatactaagtttcattttttaatatacagacgCAATTTATGGATGATGCGGACCAATACAGCCAAACTCAGCCTGAGCATCCGAGCCGTCCTCCACCggaattagagatagatttttggtgtagagcagttggaggagtacaaaagggtagagcgtacggtctaggcccaaggaacaacttaagtcgccttcggtcaggattgcgaggtgaagggtcttctcgacaagccgagggagttgatggtgttcaggtcgcagctatggcgcagcaaattgctgaacttaataggaaattagctgagactgaggcaaaaagagttgaggaaagtaacaCCATAAAAGCGAGCTTTGAATCGCTCatggcacaagttaaaagccacattgcATGTGGACAATTTGGTGTGCCCCCTTCTCCCGCCCTCcgacccagaagatgatgatgacggtgattacgtagcccggacaccagatgatcagttgtagtagtttggatttaataatgaacttatgttaaaactagttaatggtacttttggttggacatttaaatatttctgaactttgaaggtctatttagatcgtagttgatgtgtttagatagtgtttgatgtgttttattattacttagggtgattttatgtgttgtagctcttttagaattgatttggagcattttaatgctagttttgagtaGCTTTTGGTACtagtttctgtgcaggtgtggctgcagaaaatgtatgaattgcatgcaggaaattttccagaaaaccgacggaaaaccgactcagtccgtcggttttctggaaattaattcttaaattttatgaaaaaatcgacgcactgtgtcggttttttatttaagataaaaaaatttaaatatgcggcggttttttcataaaatatatattgtttttatataagatcaaaaatcagaaattaaaaaaaccgacgtggtctatcggtttccaaaaagcgaggctatgtaaaccaACAGACCGTAAAGGGTCAATTTCGTCGTcggtttttcccctttttttagtagtgattcgACTGGAATAGAAAATGCCATAACGAGTTTTCCGTCTTCGTCTCAAACAATCCCTCCAATTCCAGCTCTTTTGGATACTTTTCAAAAGCTGCCATCAGTATTAATTTTTAGCTTACCAGTATTCGGCTTCTTCCAACAGATGGGAGTACATTTTAGCACTGGTTTAATTCTTTCCGCAGTCTCACAAGTACTGATCCAATTACCACCAAAATCTATGCTTGGGAAAGCAATTTTTAAAGCAGTTTTGATGTTCCATACAGTCTGATTTTCCAGCCTATACAGCGAGAATTTTTTTGCTCTCCAAACCTACAAGAACTCCAATTTTTATAGGAGcaattttataaataattttgtgTACCTTATTTTTGGCTTTTTGATTCCACTAGTGTTGTAGCAGGCCATTAATTGGGATATGCTGATGATTAATGCCCAAAGGGGCTCCAATAATTCTCCAGATATGATCAGCTGCTTGTCCCTCAACAAAGACATGTCGATGGAATCATTTTCAGGAATAGTACAGCATATACAAGTAGGGgaaccttgtcttccaaatttaACCACTGCTTAGGGAAGCTTCTTATGAATCAATCTCTAAGTAAGAAAAGATATTTTAAATGGGATAAAACTATGCCAGATATTATCTAGAAAAGGCATCTTAGTTCTATATCTTCTTGTTAGGTGCCACGCAGAAGTGTTAGAAAAGCAACCATTCTCAGTATTTTCCCATATAGCATAATCCTCACTGTCTTCTTGACCCGTGTCAATTGTGCTAATGTGAAGAGCAATATTTCCAGGCAACGTATTATACAACTTAGTCATGTTCCATCTATGGTTTATCAGGAAGTGTTTGACCATGACTTTGTTGCCACCACTAGCTCTATAATCGGAGAAGTAGTCTGCTAAAGGACCAAAACCAAGCCCATTATCCCACCAGATTATGCATTCTCCTTTATTGATTTTCCAGGTTATGCATTTTTCAGCCTTATCTCTAGCTAACAACATATTTTTCCAGGCTTGTGAATTCCCAGGGACCCATTTTCTATCCACTGGATGTTTCCTTATGCAGTATTTAGCCACTAAGAAATATGCCCAAATGGATTTGATTGTTCTAAATCTTCACCATCTTTTTATTGCCAGAGGGTTTGAGATTTCCTGCATCCCTCTAATTCCTATCCCATCCTCATCTTTAGGAAAACACATATTACTCCAAGATCtccaatgatatttatttttaCCTTTTGATGTCCCCTAGAAGAAGTTGTTCATATGTTTTTCAATGAGCTCCAGAGTCTTCTTAGGAGGATCTATAGCACTTAGGATGTAAGTAGGGAGAGCTTGAATAACACTTTTAATCAGCACCTGTCTTCCCCCATGGGATAACATGTTACCTTGCCATCCATTGATTCTCTTGATGATTTTGGCCACCATGCTGTCAAAATAACAGATTTTCTTTGGTCCAATAAAAATAGGACACCCCAAGTAAGTAAATGGGAAATCCTTATTCATAAAACCAGTGCAATTTCTGAGCCTGTTAATCCTGTAAGCACAAGTTTTGGGACTGGTCAAGAAGTAGCTTTTATCAGCATTTACTAATTGTCCAGAAGCCCTTTCATATCTCTTGATTTGTTTCATCACCAGTTTGATGGATTTAGAGTTACCACTACTGAATATCACTATGTCTTCAGCATAGGCTAGATGAGTTATTTGAGGGCCATTAGTACTCATAGAGAAAGGGATGAAATTCTGATTAATAATAAGGCTATTGAGGGATCTGGACAAAACTTTAGCAGCAATAACAAAGAGGGAAGGGGATATTGGGTCACCCTGTTTCAGACCATGGGAAGACTTGAAGAATTCATGTCTTGCACCATTAAGAATTATAGAATACCAAACATTGGAAATGCTTCTATTAATGAGACTGATCCAAGTGTAATTGAAACCAAACTTGAGAAGGACATTAAACAAAAATGGCCAAGCCAGTCTGTCATAGGCCTTAGCTATGTCTAATTTAAGCACCACATTTCCTCCTTTGTTATCTTTAGAAATGTGGTGGATTACTTCTTGAGTTAACATCACATTATCTGTGATGAGTCTCCCAGATATAAAACGGCTCTGATTTTCTGAGATGAGTTTAGGAAGGAGGGGGTTTAATCTGTTGGCAAGGATTTTTGACAAGATTTTGTTAGAGTAGTTGTTGAGGCTAATAGGCCTAAAATTAAAGAAGTTAGGGGGACTCTACTTTGGGAATCAGAGTTAAACACGTATGAGAGTTGAACCTGGTAAGACTTTTACCATTGAAAAATTCTCTAAAAAAGTTAACAACATCTTCTTCTATGATATTCCAACAAGCTTAGTAGAAATGCCCATTAAAACCATCAGGGCCTTCACTACTATCTTTATTCATGCCAAGCACAGCAACTTTTATCTCCTCCTTATTAGGCATCCTGGTGAGAGTCCCATTATCCTCAGTAGTGATAATCCGGGGAATATGCTCCATGGTATTATGTTACTCTAGATTGAGGCTGAAGTTGAACTGTTTACCAAAATGCTTCACAGTATTTTTAGCAATTTTTTCTTTGCCTTGAATCCATCTACCTCTGTGGTTTTTGATTCTTTGGATTTCAAGTTTCCTTCTTCTGAATCTCAAGACACTATGAAAATATTTAGTGTTTTTTTCACCATCTTTGAACCAGCTAAGCTTAgctttttgttttaaaagagaaTCCTGTAAGCTAAGCCATTTGACATATTCTGCATAACCTTTGTTGAGATCCTCCCTAGAATGATCAGAATTATTCATAATATCCAGATTTTCGAGCAGTTCCATTCTAGCTTCCCAACTCTGTACATTTTCATGAACATCTCTAATATTATGTCTGGACCAGTGGCTAGGCACTCTACCCAGTCTTTTTAGCTTAACTTGAAGAGTCCACATTGCATTTCCTCTAACCTGTTCCTTCCAGGACTTCTCTACCGTTTGACAAAAATCAGGTTGATTAATCCAAAAGTTTAAAAACTTGAAATACTTGATACTACAGTGCTGGTCATCATTGAATTTGAACAGAAGTGGCCTATGATCTGATCCTGTTCTAGCAAGGTGCCTTACCAAGTTGTTTTGAAGTTTTTGTGCCCAATCATCATTAATAAGGATCCTATCAAGCCTCTTCCAGATCCTTTTGGTCAACCTCCTATTGTTACACCAAGTAAATTTGGGTCCAATAAAACCACCATCAGTCAATGCTCTTACCGATTCTATAAGTTTTACCCCCCAGCTTTTCATCAGTATCCATGATAACATTAAAATCTCCTCACATACACCATGGCCCATCTATTTAAGACTGACCTCCATAATGCTATCCCATAATTCAATTCTCTCCAAGGCAGAACATTTTGCATAAATCGCAGTAATATAGGTACATGTATCAGTGGGAGAGTCCTTGAGTTTAATGGTGATCCGTTGGTCATTGTTTTCCAACATCTCATAATGGTCAAAGTTGTTCCAAAAACACCATATTTGTCCATTAGTATTGGCAATACAGTGATGGAATCTCAAAAACTTCTTATAACCATCAATTTTGTTCTTGTTTATGAAAGGTTTTGATAAAGCCACAAAGTTTACTTTATTGATCTTATTAAGCAGTTTCAATATGTGAATTGCTCTCTTGGACCTCACCCCCCTTATATTCCAAAAAATTGTACTAATCATGGAATAGAGGGGGGGGGGGCACTTTGTCTGAGTTTCCTCTCCTTGATCTTATCAGGAGACTTCCTTCTGGTAGTGTTCTCTTTCTTTCTATTTCTGCTTCTTCCTCTAGAATCAGGAGCGAACCGTTTTCCTTGGCTTTTTGAGTTAGGATTATAGTCCTTGTCCTTAGTAGTTGATTCCTCAGTATCAGATATAGCAGTAACTTTCATGTTGTTATTTTCGTTGGCTCTGTTAATATTGACTTTGTTGTTGTTCttcccctcattttttttttgttctgctTGGTTTTCTGTTGTTGTTTTCCTTTTGCCTCCTTTCTATGCTTGTCTCCGGATCCATATCCTTCTTGCTGCTCTCCTCCCCATTATCATGGACAGTAATTTGCTCCTCCATTGGGAAGTCTTGGAGTTCAGCTAGCATCTTAATACCTTTATGATTCCTAATGATTGATGGCAAACTCGAGGTGCTAATGTGGGCTGGAGAAGTAATTTCCCCTTCCTCTATAACCCCATTGTTATTATGCATATCTATACTTTTCCCAATGTCGTTGTTAGCACTGTCGTGATCATCTTTGGTGTTGCTAACATGAGTCTCCTCCCCTAGAGAACCCTgaatttgctcttttttttttttccaaccatGTTATCAGTTATCAAGTGAGAATCGAATTCTTCTTGGAAGCCCTTCATATCTTGGTTGTTGCCTACTTCTTTGGGAGGATTGGTGACTTTGTTTCTTTTGTTCCTCTTATTGGTTTCAAACAATGCTACAGATTTAAAGATAACCTTGTTCTTCTTTTgatgcatctttttttttttcattcttcttttttttcttttgtctttCTTTCATGCTCAATATATTTATCACCTGATCATTCCTAACTTCCCTGATGCTTTTAGCAGTTGTGCCCATCACGATTTGATCTGTTTCCTTTACATTCCCCTAGCCATCTTTCTCAGATTTCTGATTTCCTAGATTGTTTATATTGTCTCCTTTCTCTGATAAATCATTGTTTTTTTGCCTCTCGACATCCAGTTGTTTTTGAGCCATAGGCAAACCAGATGCCCCTGtagcttctatattgatattttcCCCGTTAACTTCATGGAGATTAGGGACATTGTTCTTCTTCCTTTTTAGGACTCGACATTCCATCATGTTATGACCCAGTTTTTTGCAGTGTGTGCAATATTTGGGGAGTCCCTCATATTCTAGTTTTTGGAAAAAGCCTTTTAACGATGTAGATTCAGATTCGACACCAATCCAAATTCTATAAGGCAGTGATTTCAGTAAGTTGACCTCGACTCTGATTTTTGCCATACTTGGTCTAGTTCGACCCAACGTAGCATTATCAAGAGTTAAAGATGTTCCTAACGAATACATAAGTTATTTCAGGTAATGCCAACTGTGAAGGTAGAATGGAAAACCTGGTAGAAGAACCCATGTCAGAGTGATAGGGAGATCTTCCTCAGGTTTAAAATCTGGACTCCATTTCTGGAGCCACATCTGCGCTCCGTCAAACTCAAGCATTCTTCTAAACCATACTGTATTGAAATCCTCCATATTTTTTAGGTCTATGAACACATTGAAGTTATCATAGACTCCAATTGTAGCAGAGCCTTTCAGAACAATCATTTCCTTGAACTTCGACCTAATTTTATCGATTTGAGGTCTTGGCTTGAGGAACTTTCCAACCAGCGTATACCGACATTCTTCCGCCATTTCGGGTAAATAGTTTTAGGGCATGAAAGTAAGAGGGGTTTGGGAGCTAATTATTTTGTTTTCGAAGTATAGCAACGTTCTTTCCCCTTAAAATAATCCATTAAAAAAGCTTTTTAAAGGATTATATGTGATACGATTAGTTTGAACAAGAAAATAACTATCCTCACCTggtatttacttcaaatcaagcAAATTAATTTTTAcagtaattaaaaattaaaatgtaGATAAATTTTTACCTAATACTAAACCGCTCTGTAATAAGTACCCAACGGCTTTCGGTAGAATAGTACTCCCCCGTCCCACTTTATGTGACACATTAATCAAACTATCAAATTATCGATGTGAATTTGACAGAGACTATAATCTTCAAATTTAAAAGACATGGAAATTAATAAAGCggcaattaatttttttttttaaccctcAGATAATATTGTGCCACATAAAGTAAGAcgatactcccttcgtctcaaatTATCTATCGTTTTTTTGTTTTACACGCTCCTTAAGAAATATTCATAATGATGGGTATTTGActactttacccttatttataagTTATATTCTCTttccattaaatgtttactctatttatgtgtcatctccattaatgacaaaattctacaAAGATAAAATGGAGAAAAGATAATTAATTGTCACTTTAACttttaaaatgataaataatttaaCTCAATTATTTTTAGTAACCAAGATAATTTGAG
Above is a genomic segment from Lycium barbarum isolate Lr01 chromosome 12, ASM1917538v2, whole genome shotgun sequence containing:
- the LOC132624737 gene encoding uncharacterized protein LOC132624737 — translated: MGHGVCEEILMLSWILMKSWGVKLIESVRALTDGGFIGPKFTWCNNRRLTKRIWKRLDRILINDDWAQKLQNNLVRHLARTGSDHRPLLFKFNDDQHCSIKYFKFLNFWINQPDFCQTVEKSWKEQVRGNAMWTLQVKLKRLGRVPSHWSRHNIRDVHENVQSWEARMELLENLDIMNNSDHSREDLNKGYAEYVKWLSLQDSLLKQKAKLSWFKDGEKNTKYFHSVLRFRRRKLEIQRIKNHRGRWIQGKEKIAKNTVKHFGKQFNFSLNLE